Proteins from a single region of SAR202 cluster bacterium:
- a CDS encoding STAS domain-containing protein, producing MTGRAACRNIRPDSPPGLQTRHAPYGGQVKIETRTEGGVTLVTLDGDLDANSSPQLLKQINALLTAGATRVVIDMENVGFMDSMGLSVVLTGYKHAQLRNGSVSLAQVRPSVHKTFKLTRVDQVITIFTGVEEAVSALTPKAP from the coding sequence TTGACAGGCCGTGCGGCTTGCCGGAACATACGGCCAGATAGTCCGCCGGGCCTGCAGACCCGGCATGCACCCTACGGAGGACAGGTGAAGATCGAGACTCGGACAGAAGGCGGCGTCACACTAGTGACCCTTGACGGTGACCTGGACGCGAATTCGAGCCCGCAGCTCCTCAAGCAGATAAACGCCCTCCTGACTGCCGGTGCGACGAGGGTTGTGATTGACATGGAGAACGTTGGGTTCATGGACAGCATGGGACTGTCTGTTGTCCTGACAGGATACAAGCATGCCCAGCTTCGCAACGGCTCCGTCAGCCTGGCCCAGGTCCGGCCGTCAGTACACAAGACCTTCAAACTGACACGCGTTGACCAGGTCATCACGATTTTCACGGGCGTAGAAGAGGCCGTCTCTGCCCTGACGCCCAAGGCTCCCTGA